The Mycoplasmopsis equigenitalium genome contains a region encoding:
- a CDS encoding DNA-directed RNA polymerase subunit beta, with amino-acid sequence MASTQKAKEYREVRFSKHTVRRDYSVTKKTLPITSFLDIQKKSFEKFKTEGIEATFREHYPITASIKKVTIEYIHNSAELELPGEESMKVREAKQKGTTYGAKLYARLRKLSDETGETKEERVLFGEIPLMTKGASFIINGSEKIIVSQLIRSSGVYFGVNVRNKQSDDLFNKVELLPQLGSWLEFSHRVTSNTNDSVKVKIDKNKNITLPTFLGSFGMRVDTMRHLFGKSEVLEETIKKDKLNNDHTLKLETEKVRNDCLEAIYQVIRKGDRLSEDGVKSLIASMFFNKKRYSLSKTGRYMFNRKLNFVDRITDTYLGQDIWTFNEDGTKDQKVYDKGMYIKKSTALKIQKLYDTGAIPLEQIPDIDESVYHKFLKEDPNLATRTKMGTILIYPTKKWMSLKKEPVLVISNDPTSDENHLLISDIIAAIGYYFNLLDDVGNDDDPDSLMNKRIVSVGELLQNELNVGFAKMEKNTRERLSAKELEKITPKNVTNNKLVFNQIKQFFNSSKLSQFMDQINPLAELSSKRRLTSLGPGGLNRDTAQFEVRDVHPTHYGRICPIETPEGPNIGLILNLASHARVNELGFLETPYFRVNDGVVDYNDVCYLSAAEETGHIFIQSSTKVNENNEIADDFVVARYNGDYIQVPKTEVEFIDVDSKQMTSLAASAIPFLENDDANRALMGSNMQRQAVPLLISEAPLVGTGIEADIAKFSYSNVVCERAGEVVYVDGNRIEIKTEEDKKNKKGHVDKYYLRVFERSNQASLIHQKPVVKLGDFVEEGEIIADGSSCSEGELSLGKNVIVAFSTLNGYNYEDAVILSERLVKDDVYTSIHIEEQTIQFRNSKAGNDILTTDIPNTSTASKRHLDANGIVTIGSEVQPGDILVGRVSPKADDNPTPEEKLLSALFSKKQANTRDTSLKVKNGHSGTIIDTEVLSRENGDVLEDGVEKIVKVWIAQKRKIKVGDKMAGRHGNKGVISIVLPVEDMPYMADGTPVDIVLNPQGVPSRMNIGQVLELHLGLAAKKLGVKFATPVFDGINKDQIFAALKEAGLPENGKMTLYDGVTGEPFDKQISVGIMYMLKLSHMVDDKMHARSIGPYSLITQQPLGGKSQNGGQRFGEMETWAVESYGAANVLQELLTYKSDNITGRNALYSALATGKPMPKAGTPESFNVLAYELRGLGIKLEVHRDNVAPEEDKMTESNKEINRDDTRLGGR; translated from the coding sequence ATGGCATCAACACAAAAAGCAAAAGAGTATCGTGAGGTACGATTCAGCAAACACACAGTAAGAAGAGACTATTCTGTGACCAAGAAAACTTTACCAATCACAAGTTTTCTTGATATTCAAAAAAAATCTTTTGAAAAATTTAAAACAGAAGGAATCGAAGCAACTTTTCGTGAACACTACCCAATTACTGCAAGTATTAAGAAAGTTACTATTGAATACATTCATAATTCAGCCGAATTAGAACTACCTGGCGAAGAATCGATGAAAGTTCGTGAAGCAAAGCAAAAAGGAACTACTTATGGTGCAAAACTTTATGCACGACTTAGAAAACTTTCAGATGAAACTGGTGAAACCAAAGAAGAAAGAGTTCTTTTTGGTGAAATTCCATTAATGACAAAAGGTGCATCTTTCATCATTAACGGGTCGGAAAAAATCATTGTTAGTCAATTAATTCGTTCAAGTGGTGTTTACTTCGGGGTTAATGTTCGTAATAAACAATCTGATGACCTTTTCAACAAGGTTGAGTTATTACCACAACTTGGATCGTGATTAGAATTTTCACACCGTGTTACCAGCAACACAAATGACTCGGTAAAGGTAAAGATTGACAAGAACAAAAACATCACATTACCTACTTTTTTAGGTAGTTTCGGGATGAGAGTTGACACAATGCGTCATCTTTTTGGTAAATCAGAAGTTCTTGAAGAAACGATCAAAAAAGACAAACTCAATAATGACCATACACTCAAATTAGAAACTGAAAAAGTAAGAAACGACTGTCTTGAAGCGATTTACCAAGTAATTCGTAAAGGTGATCGTTTAAGTGAAGACGGTGTAAAAAGCTTGATCGCAAGTATGTTTTTCAACAAAAAACGTTATTCATTGTCAAAAACCGGTCGTTATATGTTTAACCGTAAATTAAACTTTGTTGATCGGATTACAGATACTTACTTAGGTCAAGATATCTGGACTTTTAATGAAGATGGAACAAAGGACCAAAAAGTTTATGATAAAGGGATGTACATCAAGAAAAGTACGGCTTTAAAAATTCAAAAACTTTATGATACAGGAGCAATTCCATTAGAACAAATTCCAGATATTGATGAATCTGTTTATCACAAATTTCTTAAAGAAGACCCAAATCTTGCAACAAGAACAAAAATGGGAACAATTTTAATTTACCCAACCAAAAAATGAATGTCACTTAAGAAAGAGCCTGTGCTTGTAATTTCAAATGACCCTACAAGTGATGAAAACCACCTTTTAATTAGTGATATTATCGCCGCTATTGGTTATTACTTTAACCTTTTAGATGACGTTGGTAATGATGACGATCCAGATTCACTTATGAACAAACGGATTGTCAGTGTTGGTGAACTTTTACAAAACGAACTCAATGTTGGTTTTGCAAAAATGGAAAAAAATACTCGTGAACGTTTAAGTGCGAAAGAACTTGAAAAAATTACCCCTAAAAATGTTACAAACAACAAATTGGTATTCAACCAAATTAAACAATTTTTCAATTCATCAAAACTTTCACAATTTATGGATCAAATCAATCCACTTGCCGAACTTTCAAGTAAACGTCGTTTAACTTCGCTTGGGCCTGGTGGTCTTAACCGTGATACAGCACAATTCGAAGTTCGGGATGTTCACCCTACTCACTATGGAAGAATTTGTCCAATTGAAACACCTGAAGGACCAAACATCGGTCTTATTCTTAATTTAGCATCACATGCGCGTGTGAATGAATTAGGATTCTTGGAAACTCCATATTTCAGAGTTAATGATGGTGTTGTTGACTATAATGATGTTTGTTATCTTTCAGCAGCTGAAGAAACAGGTCATATCTTTATTCAATCTTCAACTAAAGTTAACGAAAACAATGAAATTGCTGACGATTTTGTTGTCGCTCGTTACAATGGTGATTATATTCAAGTGCCAAAAACAGAAGTTGAATTTATCGATGTCGACTCGAAGCAAATGACTTCGCTTGCTGCAAGTGCAATTCCTTTCCTTGAAAATGACGATGCTAACCGTGCTCTTATGGGTTCAAACATGCAACGTCAAGCAGTGCCACTTTTAATTTCAGAAGCACCACTTGTTGGAACTGGAATTGAGGCTGATATTGCTAAATTCTCATACTCAAATGTTGTTTGTGAACGTGCTGGTGAAGTTGTTTATGTTGATGGTAATCGGATTGAAATTAAAACCGAAGAAGACAAGAAAAACAAAAAAGGTCACGTTGACAAATACTACTTACGGGTATTTGAACGTTCAAACCAAGCATCACTTATTCACCAAAAACCGGTTGTAAAACTTGGCGATTTTGTTGAAGAAGGTGAAATTATTGCCGATGGTAGTTCATGTAGTGAGGGTGAGCTTTCGCTTGGAAAAAATGTGATTGTTGCTTTCAGTACTTTAAATGGATACAACTATGAAGATGCTGTTATTTTAAGTGAAAGACTTGTAAAAGATGATGTTTATACTTCGATTCACATTGAAGAACAAACAATTCAATTTAGAAATTCAAAAGCTGGAAATGACATTTTAACAACCGATATTCCAAATACATCAACAGCCTCAAAACGTCACCTTGATGCCAATGGTATTGTAACAATTGGATCGGAAGTTCAACCAGGTGATATTTTAGTAGGTCGTGTTTCACCAAAAGCTGATGACAACCCAACTCCAGAAGAAAAATTACTTTCAGCATTATTCAGTAAAAAACAAGCAAATACTCGTGATACATCACTTAAAGTTAAAAATGGTCACTCAGGAACAATTATTGATACCGAAGTTCTATCACGTGAAAACGGTGATGTTCTTGAAGATGGTGTTGAAAAAATTGTTAAGGTTTGAATCGCTCAAAAACGGAAAATTAAAGTTGGTGACAAGATGGCTGGTCGTCACGGTAACAAAGGGGTTATTTCAATTGTTTTACCAGTTGAAGACATGCCTTATATGGCAGATGGAACACCCGTTGATATCGTTCTTAACCCACAAGGGGTACCTTCACGGATGAACATCGGACAAGTTCTTGAACTTCACCTTGGTTTAGCAGCGAAAAAATTAGGCGTTAAATTTGCAACTCCTGTTTTTGATGGAATTAATAAAGATCAAATTTTTGCTGCATTAAAAGAAGCTGGCTTACCCGAAAATGGTAAGATGACTCTTTATGATGGGGTAACTGGTGAACCATTTGATAAACAAATTTCGGTTGGAATTATGTATATGCTTAAACTAAGCCACATGGTTGATGACAAGATGCACGCACGGAGCATTGGGCCATACTCATTGATTACACAACAACCACTTGGTGGTAAGTCGCAAAACGGTGGACAAAGATTTGGGGAAATGGAAACATGAGCTGTTGAGTCATATGGAGCAGCCAATGTTCTTCAAGAACTTCTGACTTACAAATCTGATAACATTACTGGCCGTAACGCGCTTTACTCAGCGCTTGCTACTGGTAAACCAATGCCAAAAGCTGGAACACCTGAATCGTTTAACGTGCTTGCTTACGAGTTAAGAGGTTTAGGAATTAAACTTGAAGTTCACCGCGATAATGTCGCACCAGAAGAAGATAAAATGACAGAATCAAATAAAGAAATTAATCGTGATGATACAAGATTAGGAGGTAGATAA
- the pyrH gene encoding UMP kinase: MKNKRILLKLSGEGLANKDKNLLIDYDLIDNIAKQLIAIKKQHKLEIAIVIGGGNLFRGASAAKSGMGRTQADYIGMLATIMNGKAIQDGFERNNLKTKVLSSLAMDPKVCETYTTEKAKEYLNAGETVVFVGGTGRPFFTTDTASTLFASEINADLILMGKNQVDGVFDSDPKTNLNAKHFTKITYDEILKQKLQVMDLTATSMARDNNLKLIVFDITKENAIVKAINKDIKTTEVTN, from the coding sequence ATGAAAAATAAAAGAATCTTGCTGAAACTTTCTGGCGAGGGTTTAGCGAACAAGGACAAAAATTTATTAATAGATTACGACTTAATTGATAATATCGCCAAGCAATTAATTGCAATTAAAAAACAACACAAATTAGAAATTGCTATTGTTATTGGTGGAGGAAATTTATTCCGTGGCGCCAGCGCTGCTAAAAGTGGGATGGGTCGAACACAAGCCGACTACATTGGAATGTTAGCAACTATTATGAATGGGAAAGCAATTCAAGATGGTTTTGAAAGAAACAATTTAAAAACAAAAGTACTATCATCATTAGCAATGGATCCTAAAGTATGTGAAACTTATACGACCGAAAAAGCTAAGGAATACTTAAATGCTGGTGAAACCGTTGTATTTGTCGGTGGTACAGGTAGACCATTTTTTACAACCGACACCGCATCAACTTTATTTGCAAGCGAAATAAATGCCGATTTAATTTTAATGGGTAAAAATCAAGTGGATGGGGTTTTCGACTCAGACCCTAAAACAAATCTAAATGCTAAACATTTTACCAAAATTACTTACGATGAAATACTTAAACAAAAACTCCAAGTAATGGATTTAACAGCCACATCAATGGCTAGAGATAACAACCTTAAACTAATCGTTTTTGACATCACTAAAGAAAACGCTATTGTCAAAGCAATCAACAAGGATATTAAAACAACCGAGGTAACAAACTAA
- the frr gene encoding ribosome recycling factor gives MNEFEDYLLFFLEEADAAIEHYEYNLSRISAGRANPQLIKNIKVNYYDTPTPIEELASITSPEPQQLLIKPYDISCVKELTNALTNSGLSLNCVNEGNQVRITFPTLTGDRRRELVKQLAKFTEQARVGVRNGRHNAIKQLKADELSEDIEKRYLDLLQKHVDKYNDKIAQLTDEKTKELTTL, from the coding sequence ATGAATGAATTCGAAGATTATTTATTATTTTTTCTAGAAGAAGCGGACGCCGCTATCGAACACTACGAATATAACTTATCACGAATTTCTGCAGGGCGCGCTAACCCACAGCTAATTAAAAACATTAAAGTGAATTATTATGATACTCCAACACCAATCGAAGAACTAGCATCAATTACTTCACCCGAACCACAACAATTACTAATTAAACCTTATGATATAAGTTGTGTAAAAGAATTAACAAACGCACTAACTAATAGCGGTTTAAGTCTTAACTGTGTTAACGAAGGAAATCAAGTTCGAATTACTTTTCCAACCTTAACTGGAGACCGTCGTCGCGAACTTGTTAAACAACTAGCTAAATTTACCGAACAAGCAAGAGTAGGGGTAAGAAATGGCCGTCACAACGCAATCAAACAACTTAAAGCTGATGAGTTATCAGAAGATATCGAAAAAAGATATCTAGACCTATTGCAAAAACACGTTGATAAATACAATGATAAAATTGCTCAATTAACAGATGAAAAAACAAAAGAATTAACAACATTATAA